The sequence CCCCAGCGCCTGCCCAAGGCCCAGGCAGCCTGCGGTGCTGGGAGTGTCCCGCTCCCCTGGCCCGGCTGGGGCAGGCGATCACACCGGGGGAGCCCCTCATTTGGTGTATGCAGCACTTTGGGGGCCCTGggagccaccccctcccccagcaagacCATCCAGTCGCCAGCCCCTCACCTCCTGCAGGAGGCTTGTCCCGGCTCCCCCCCACAGGGCAGGTAGGGAAGGGGATGAACCCAGCcgaggtggggcaggagtggttgGCACCCAGCACATGCTGCATGTTCCAGACAAGAGCACCcatgggtggggagacccaggcagccctggaaatgccaggccggggggggggcagggctctgggctgcggggGCCAGGGACACTGGGCTGCGGGGGACCGGGGGCTCTTGGCTGCGGGGGGCCGGGGACACTGGGCTGTGGGGGaccgggggctctgggctgcggggGACGGGGACACTGGGCTGCGGGGGGCACCCCGAGCTGTGAGGGGCCAGCGGGGCCCAGTGGTAGTTCCAGGACTGTCCGGCCAGCCCTTGCCCCCGCCCGCTGgcccgccctgcccccctggaagCCCCAGCTGTCTGCACTGTCACTCCGGCCCGGCGGGGCTGAGCCGGCTGATGTCAGAGGGATACAAATAGCcggagcctgggtccctccccgACTCCTCTCCCTCGGCTCCCGCTCGCTCAGCAGCCTCTGCAGCCACCCCAGCTTCAGCCTCCGCCCGGGCTCCTTCCAGCCGCCACCATGAGCCAGTCGTACTCCTCCAGCCAGCAGCGGGTCTCGTCCTACCGCCGCACCTTCGGCGGGGGCTCCCCGGCCTTCTCCCGCTCCTCCGTGGGGGGCAGCAAGGGCCTGGCCAGCTCCGTCTCCTCCCGGGTCTACCAGGTGTCGCGCGGCCCCGCCGTGCCCAGCCTGGCCAGCCTGCGTGTCACCCGCGTGGCCCCCGTGCGCTCCTACCAGGGCGGCGGGGAGCTGCTGGACTTCAGCCTGGCCGACGCCCTGAACCAGGAGTTCCTGCAGACCCGCACCAACGAGAaggtggagctgcaggagctgaACGACCGCTTCGCCAGCTACATCGAGAAGGTGCGCTACCTGGAGCAGCAGAACGCCCTGCTGGTCACCGAGGTCAACCGGCTCAAGGGCAAGGAGCCCACCCACGTGGCCCACCTCTACGAGGAGGAGCTGCGCTCCCTGCGCCTGCAGGTCGACACGCTCACCAGCCAGCGGGCGCGCGCCGACGTCGAGCGCGACAACCTGCTCGACGACCTGCAGAAGCTGAAGCAGAGGTGAGGGGGGGCCTggtgggctggagtggggggggaCCGGCCTGGGGACCCGCCTGGCCCTGGGCCCTCAGCCCCCCGTCActgagccccacacaccccctgtcaCCGCGCCCCACACCCCCTatccctgcaccccataccccctatCCCTGTGTCCCAcaccccccccatccctgtgccccatccctgcaccccacAACCCCTATCCCTGTGTCCCACCCCCCCCTCCcggtgccccagccctgcaccccccatccctgtgccccACACCCCCTATCCCTgtgccccatccctgcaccccataccccccaTCCCTGTGTCCCACACACCCCCTGGCCCTGTGCCCCATCCCTGcgccccacacccccatccctgcaccccatccccatccctgtgTCCCACACCCCGTCCCTATACCCCATCActgagccccacacaccccctgtcaccgcgccccatccctgcaccccccgTCCCTGTGCCCCAcaccccccatccctgcaccccatcccccccatccctgtgtcccacacaccccatccctgtgccccATCCCTGCGCCCCATACCCCATCACTgagcccccacacaccctgtcaccgcagcccatccctgcacccccatcacTGAGCCCCATTCCTGtgcccacacccccatccctgtGCCCCATATCCCCATCACTGAGCCCCACAGCACCCCgtccctgtgccccaccccccctaaccctgtgccccatccctgcaccccctacccccatcACAGAGCCCCATTCCTgtgccccacacccccatccctgtgccccatatccccagcacccacccccagcagggaTGCAGCAAGGTGGCACGCCCCAGCATCCACCCCAGAGCTCAGCACCCTTTCctgccccagcacctgcccatcCCTAatgcccagggccctgccccataCCCCCCATCCCTAAtgcccacagcgagtccgcccaggcggggtcctgggggggccacagggtcctgccccccactgcgcagtcagacgtgactctcagccagccagtgacacaggtttattcaatgacaggaacagggtctaacacagagcttgtaggtacagagaacgggacccctcggccgggtccatcttgggggggtggggagcccagaccccggttctgggcctccctccatgtccccagccagctccaaactgacaccctccagccccttctctgcCTTTGTCCCTTCTCCGGGCCACGAGGGCCCTGATCTCtgtgtctccaacaccttcagctggcaccttgccggggaggggcccaggccgtcACTTGCCAGCAGACAGGGTGTCACCAGTCTCTGTGCAGACACCGTCACACCTGCCCCCTAGGGCTCTGCACCAATCACCCCCccatcccaccacctagatacctgagaaaggcagaggggaaactgaggcacccactgTATTCGGAGAAAAcgttaagaacattcccactttgtcacaggggGTACctgggagccccctgcccctacCCAGACCCAGAGCTCCGTGGCACTCAGCTGCCCTCAGCCCAGGGCCACCGTGCAGCGGTGCcgtggggagggaggagccggTGCCCGCAGAGGAGAGCATGGCAGTGCCCGATGCGGCCCACCCAAGGCCAGGCCAGAAACGCAGGAGCCCGAGCAGCACAGCGTGATCTCTGGGGCAGCCCACGGGCACTCCGGGCCCCCGCTTGCTCTCTGCTCCTCCGCACCCTGCGTGTTTGGGGCCATTACGCAGGGGTCGCCCCAGGCACAGGGGGGAGCTGCCCCATCGCAGCCCCTAGCCCCGGGGCCATGCCaggaggggggctggcagggggctggctcaTTTCAGCTGTGCAAAGCAGCAGCCCTGAGGGTGCTGTGATTTAtgccagagaccccccccccacgcctTCCTGTGCCAAGCGGCGCTGGGGCTGAGTAGAGAGCCGGGCCTGGCCTGGCCGCGCTGCATGCTGGGACCGCTCGTCTCCCCAGGCCCCACACGGTCTCAGCACTCAGGGCTGCCTCGTGccctcctggggaggggagagggggaaatgcagctgccctggggccacgCCCGCACAGCCAGACCACCGTGCCCACGACAGCAGGAGCCGAGGGCAGCGagccctgtggggtggggaggccagGCTCCAGGGGAGGGTCCCGGCAGGCACCATCAGGATCATGCAGCGCTGGGCGGAAACCTGTCTGGGCCCCTAcctctgccccactcaccccgccccgcccgcaggctgggctgctggagctctgccccgccccacagaACTCGGGTCCGGGGGGGCGCAGCTGGAACCGTGGGAACCCTGAGCCGGCTCCAGGACGTGCAAGGGGAAGGATGTCTCTGCTCTCGGGGGCCAGTCCCAGTGCAGCTAGAGGCACAGAGGGAGCTCGCTGTGGGgggagccctgccctgcaggctggggggagggagctgcacGCTGTGGGGCATGGAGAGGAGGACTTGGCTTTCAGAGGGGCTCCCTGCGCTGATCCCACAGCTGATGCTTAGGTGGTGGCTGGCTCGGGCAGGGGAGCTCCGAGGGCGAGATCTGTGGATCAGGGCGGGCACTGGGCCCCCAGCGGCACGGCTCGTGCTCCAGGCACGTTCTGAGCCAGGCCGCTCCGGACCGGTGCCCGCTtccacagagcagctgggctggctggctggggtgcCGGACGGGCACAGGCTGAGCGCACGGGACAGGGgagggagccagccctggcaccaTGCCACACCCAGCCCTGGCACTAAGGGGGTGAGGCTGGAAAGGGGCAGCAAAGGGAGACCTTGTGGGACTGGCAGACTAGGCGGCGTCCTGTCCCCTGTGTCACTGGGGGGGGCCTACCCCACAGACAGGGCCCTCAGGGTCAGGCCCGCAGCCGGAGGGCACCACAGCAATGTCTAGGCCTGGCAGAGCAACACGGGGCAGGTGGGGGAACCCCTCCCACGTGGCTGGAAGATCTGTGTCCAACCCAGCGACGGGTCTGTGCCACCCCCGCCCGCTCAGCCTTGGTGTGCCAAGAGCCCCGGTCTCGTCCGCCGCTGGCAccatggggctgcagggacaggggacCGTGATCCCAGCCCtccagagagcagggcctggggggggcTATGCAGGCAGCCTCCTCCCCGGCCCCTGAGGGCCGGCTGCAGCTCCTCCCAAAGGAAGCGGAGCAGAGACCCAAAGCCCCGGTGACCAGCTCCCCTGCCCTACAGCTCCCGGCGCTGCCAGGCAAGGGCCGGCCATGAGCCGCgctgggggggctgggccggggaggggggggccttGTCTCTGGGCTCCGCCAGGGCTGAACGTCACCGAACTGAACGAAGCCAGAACAGCTGGCGTCAGCGCCCCCCCAGCGGCTCTGCTGTGGCCACCATGAATCGGCAACCTGCACCGGGAGCCCGAGCCGCAGCCTCTCCGGGCAGGACCCCCGGCTGCACTGACCGCGCGGGAAGTCCCTGCTCCACCTGCATCCTCCACCTCCCCATCCGGGGTCCCTGAGCCCCATGTACCCCCCAATTCACTGCCCAGggcccccccacctgcaccctccaccccccatcaCCCCATCTGGGGTCCCTGAGCCCCATCTACCCCCCAATTCACTGCCCAGGgacccccccacctgcaccctcaacccccatcaccccaTCTGGGGTCCCTGAGCCCCACGTACCCCCCAATTCACTGCCCAGGGACCCCCACCTGCACCTCCACCCTCATCACCCCATCTGGGGTCCCTGAGCCCCACGTACCCACCAATTCAGTGCCCAGGgaccccccccacctgcaccctccacccccatcaccCCTTCTGGGGTCCCTGAGCCCCATCTACCCCCCAATTAACTGCCCAGGgaccccccacctgcaccctccacccccatcaccCCATCTGGGGTCCCTGAGCCCCATGTACCCCCCAATTCACTGCCCAGGGAcccaccacctgcaccctccacccccatcaccCCATCTGGGGTCCCTGAGCCCCATGTACACCCAAGTCACAGCCCAGGGACCCACCACCAGCACCCACCACCCCCATCACCCCATCTGGGGTCCCTGAGCCCCATGTACCCCCCAATTCACTGCCCAGGgaccccccccacctgcaccctccaccccccatctGGGGTCCCTGAGCCCCaggtcccccccttcccccatatCGGAGCCCTGTGTCCCCgaatctcctctccctgcccctggtaTTGCAgccccaactctgcagctcccccagccccccatgctcccgccccggcccctcGGCCGGCTCCCCTATAAGGAAGGGGCCGGCGTGCGGCGCGGGGTGACCTCAGCCTTTGTGCTGGGCTCTGCTTTTGACTATAATAGGGAACGGGAGGCCAGGCCTCTggcccccagccagcccgccgGGAATGCGGAACAAGGGGGCCCCCCCGTCCAGCGCCTGGGGGCTGTGCCGGCCCAGgagccccctcccctggcagcctgcctgtccctgcttcctccctctggccttgggctgccccctggacggccctgcctgccccccagcccccgcctgacgccccctctctgccccccaggctgcaggaggAGATCCACCTGAAGGAGGAAGCTGAGAATAACCTGGCTGCCTTCCGAGCAGTAAGTGCCCGCGTCTGCAGCCTGGCCTGCCGGGCCCTGGCAGGGACCCCCCCCGGGAGCAGAGAAccgggctccctgccccctcccccgccgagAGCCCCAGGCTACAGAccctccctccctcagtgtctccaagcccccccccgccccccagctggcTGGGCCGGCCTGGGCACCCAGCACCTGGCACCCCAGGGCTCAGCTGTTCCGACTGGCGGCAGGTGGGGCCCAGcgccagcaggaggtgccccgTGGGCACAGAGCAGCGGGGCTGCAGGGTTAGCGTGGGGCAGAGCTCtgcccacaccccacacacccgGAGGGTGACCGCTGGCCGCCAGGTTCCCCCATGGCCCCATGCCAGgtccccccgccccctgggcaCGGTGCCCTGCCCCCCGTTACtgccccggggccctgccccccattactggcctggggccctgcaccccctggagccctgccccctgattactgccctggggccctgcaccccctggagccctgccccctgattactgccctggggccctgcaccccatggggccctgccccccgttactgccctggggccctgccccccattaggggggagggatagctccgtggtttgagcattggcctcctaaacccagggctgtgagttcaatctttgaggaggccacttagggatctggggcaaaaattggtcctgctagtgaaggcagggggctggactcaatgacctttcaaggtcccttccagttctaggagattggtatatctccaattattaccttattaccccatggggccctgccccccattaCTGGCCCggggccctgctccccctgccccgaaTTACTGTcctggggccctgccctgccccccactactgccccggggccctgcccccccagttaCTGCCccggggtcctgccccccccattactgccccggggccctgcccatccccccaGTTACTGCcccggggccctgcaccccctggagccctgccccctgattactgccctggggccctgcaccccatggggccctgccccccgTTACTGGCCCggggccctgctccccctgccccccgatTACTGTCCTGGggccctgcccatccccccaGTTACtgccctggggccctggccaCCCCCCCCAGTTACCGCCCCGGggccctgcccatcccccccATTACTGGcccggggccctgcaccccctgcccgccaATTActgccctggggccctgcccatccccccaGTTACTGCCCCGGggccctgcccatccccccaGTAAattccctggggccctgcaccccctgccccctccgatTACTGCCCTgccgccctgcccccaccccttggtttctgtcctgggccctgcCCAGTGTGGAAGGTCCCCGAGTCAGGGCTGGCTAAGGCCTGTGGTCGCTGCTGACCCGGTGCCGGGGTGtgaggggcagtggggctggagctgggcttgggctgggggtCAGTGCTGGATTGGGGTgactggggggctggggtgggagctgtCTGGGGGTctttgctggggtgggggtgagtgggggggtGGTCTTGGGGCTGTCTGGGGGTCAATGCTGGGTTGGGGGGTGACTGGGGGTcagcgctgggctgggggtgactggggggctgggctgggttggggggtgaCTGGGGGTCAGTGCTGGGTTGGGGGGTGACTGGGGGTCACTGCTCTGACGCTGCCCCCTGGCTCCAGGAAATCCGGGACCTGCAGGcccagctgcaggagcagcacGTCCAGGTGGAGATGGACGTGTCCAAGCCAGACCTGACGGCCGCCCTGCGCGACATCCGCGCCCAGTACGAGAGCATCGCCGCCCAGAACATCTCGGAGGCCGAGGAGTGGTACAAGTCCAAGGTCaggccgggcggcgctgggggctctgctggcgccctggaggtgggggggtcggcactgggctggggggcgtctgggggctgtgctggggaaggtgtctggggtcagggctgtgctgaggggaaggtgtctgggggtcagggctgtgctggggggtgtctgggggctgtgctgggggtgtctggggctgtgctggggaaggtgtctggggtcagggctgtgctggggcgtctggggctgtgctggggtgtctgggggcggtgctggggaaggtgtctggggctgtgctaggttgggggtgtctgggggctgcgcTGGCCATGGaggcgggggctgggctggggcccacAGTGCACACACTGCCCCACGCCCCTGGAgctggctcctggctcccagtccggGGCAGGGCGGCTGGTGTCCGGTCGCAgtgtggggctctggggctgagtTGCTGCCCGCCGGGGCCTGTGGGGAGCTCAGAGCAGCGCCAGCCCAGCGCCCGCGGCCGCGTGAGCCCCAGCTGTGCCCCGGCCGCCGGCTCAGCTGCCCTctccgggcccctccctgcaggtgTCCGACCTGACCCAGGCCGCCAGCAAGCACAACGACGCCCTGCGCCAGGCCAAGCAGGAGATGATGGAGTATCGGCACCAGATCCAGTCCTACACCTGCGAGATCGACGCCCTCAAGGGCACGGTGAGcagcggccggggccggggccggggccggggcaggcagcgGCTGGCGGGAGCCGGCCGGGAACCCGCTGTCCGGGCAAACGGCCCCCACAGACGGGAAGGGCAGGGGACAGGCCTCTCGCAGCTCTGCCCCgtccctgctgggccctggggcgctCTCCTGTCTTGGGGTGCGAGCCCCCCGCAGAACCCACTCGCCTTCCCACTCCGGGCCCTCCGTCgctgcagctccctggcagcCCAGAGCGCCACCCGGGGGCCGAGGGGGCCAGTGCGGGCACGGTCCTGAGCGGGAGCGGCCAGAGACACGGCTGGGGAATCCTGGCTCTGCGGAGCAGCCAGGGacgcccggcccccggcccccacTGGCAGAGAGCCAGCGATCCGGCCCCCCCACCTGGGTCCAACCCCCCCAAAACTAGCCCTGTGCTAGTCCCATCAGCCTTGTACTGTCCCGGGGTCACGGGCTGGGGGCTCGGGCACCGCGCTGAGTGAcaccagccaggactctggggcagCGTCTCCCCTCAGGGCCACTCGCCAGGGCCAGGACCCTGCCCGGCTTCAGCGCCTCCTGGCTCTGACCTCGGAGCGTTCAGCCCCCTGCTCACCCCGGGAGCCCCCCACAGCGAGTCCCCCGACCCCTGgggagcctcccacccccccaaagggccctgccccccactcggCAGCCAGCCGTGACTCCAGCCAGCGTGGGACACAGACGGGTTCTTAGCCGGGAACCCAGCACAGGACAGAGCTTGTGAGCACAGAAATCAGGGACCTGCAGCAAAGTCCAGCTTGGGGGGATCCAGGGCCCAGcatcccccctcccagccccacatcccaaaccaggTGACTGACTCGCTTCCAGCAGCCCAGCCTCAGTCACCCCCGGCTGCCCCCCTGCGGCCTTTGTCTCCTTCCTGGGCAAACAGGGCCCCTGGTCTCTGGTCTCCAGCCCCTCCGGCTGGCTCCGGCGGGGAGGGGCCCAGCGGTCAGTTGCTGGGATACAGGGTGTTGGCCATTGTCTGTGCCCAGGCAGCCAGTCGGGGTCACAGCTGCTCTCTGGGGGTCCTTGCAACAGTCACACCCCCTGTCCCACCGCCTAGATCCTGGAGTAGCACaccggggaaactgaggcacacacagtattcagagaaaacattaagaacattctaggggagggacagctcggtgtgagcactggcctgctaaacccagggttgggagttcaatccttgagggggccacttagggatctggggcaaaaattggccctgctagtgaaggcagggggctggactcgatgacccttcggggtcccttccagttctaggactggtatatctccaattattattataaccCATCCAGCTGCACCAGGTCCCACCAGCTCCAACATGATTCAAAATGAATAGATaacaccccccccagccctgtccctgtgTGGTGACCCCTGTCACGGCGTGTGGGGGagtcggggccctgcacccccggcttcctgcgattcacgtgactctcagccagccagtaaagcagaaggtttattagacgacaggaacacaggccaggacaggtcttgcaggcacagaaaACAGGATCCgcccagttaggtccatcttggggtcccaggagccccacagccgCACTGGGGGGTCAGAgtcctgtctgtgcttccctccattccccagccagctcctgaaaaccccctcactccccagcgtctcctcccccagaGGTGTcccctggcctctaaccccttcctgggttctcatgttacatgctcggGCATCTTCCCTCAGGccagtcccccaccccccaatgcaGCTCGTCCTCGCAGGccaccccccactcagcattcacagccCACAGTAAGAACAGACCCAGTTCATCACAACCCCCCATACACAGCCCCGTCCCTATGGGGCTACCCCCCTGTAGCCTGTCTCCttggtcctggctctgccccatcaTGGACCCCCAGGATCGGGGCCACGGCCCCAGCGTGgggacaggctctgggagggcccATCAGCCGGCCAGGCCCCTGAGGGGTCTCGCTCTCCCTCCAGGGGAAGCCACGCGGCTTCACCGCCTCCTGGGGCTGGACCCCtgggcctgcagcccccctgcccccccccgtgaGCCCCGGGCAGCGAGTCCCCCTGAGACAGACCCCGAGGGAGACTTGTACCATCTCGGGGGGCAGCGCCCCCCCCGCCAGCGTCTGCAGGGACACGCAGCCAGCGCGGGCCGACAGGCGGGTGATGAGTCACCTGGACCAGCCCGGGGAGCCTGGAGAGTGAAGGTTACAGCCAAGTCCCTCCTGGTCAGCCCAGCCACACTGCAGGGACCCCTCGGTTCGGCTCCGTCTCCTCGTCCGTGGGATCTCCTCTGGCAGCCCCTGGGTGCGCCTGACTGCTCCCTTCGCAAAGGTGGGGCCAGCCACGGTCATTGGCTGCCTGGTGTCTGGGGCCTGGTGACTGGCTTTGCCATTGTCCCCATGGAGTCTCCACTGATATGGGGTCGGCCTCAGCCCGTCCCCCTCCGTGACCCACGTAGCCCCAGACAGCCGGGCGCCATGCACAGCTGTGTCTTACCCTGCCCCGAGTGCAAGCggtcccttcccccgcccaggtgacACTGCAgcgcagaggggaaactgaggcacacacaggctTCATACAACGATGATGTAAATTCCCACTGTCCCCCCCGGGGGTGCCGGCTCTGACACGCGCTGTCCCCACAGAACGACTCCCTGATGCGGCAGATGCGGGAGCTGGAGGAGCGCTTTGCCGGGGAGGCGAGCGGCTACCAGGACACCATCGCGCGGCTGGAGGAGGAGATCCGGCACCTGAAGGACGAGATGGCGCGGCACCTGCGCGAGTACCAGGACCTGC comes from Mauremys reevesii isolate NIE-2019 linkage group 11, ASM1616193v1, whole genome shotgun sequence and encodes:
- the DES gene encoding desmin isoform X2; the encoded protein is MSQSYSSSQQRVSSYRRTFGGGSPAFSRSSVGGSKGLASSVSSRVYQVSRGPAVPSLASLRVTRVAPVRSYQGGGELLDFSLADALNQEFLQTRTNEKVELQELNDRFASYIEKVRYLEQQNALLVTEVNRLKGKEPTHVAHLYEEELRSLRLQEQHVQVEMDVSKPDLTAALRDIRAQYESIAAQNISEAEEWYKSKVSDLTQAASKHNDALRQAKQEMMEYRHQIQSYTCEIDALKGTNDSLMRQMRELEERFAGEASGYQDTIARLEEEIRHLKDEMARHLREYQDLLNVKMALDVEIATYRKLLEGEESRISLPIQTFSALNFRETSPEQRGSEVHTKKTVMIKTIETRDGEVVSEATEQKHEVL
- the DES gene encoding desmin isoform X1 yields the protein MSQSYSSSQQRVSSYRRTFGGGSPAFSRSSVGGSKGLASSVSSRVYQVSRGPAVPSLASLRVTRVAPVRSYQGGGELLDFSLADALNQEFLQTRTNEKVELQELNDRFASYIEKVRYLEQQNALLVTEVNRLKGKEPTHVAHLYEEELRSLRLQVDTLTSQRARADVERDNLLDDLQKLKQRLQEEIHLKEEAENNLAAFRAVSARVCSLACRALAGTPPGSREPGSLPPPPPRAPGYRPSLPQCLQAPPRPPAGWAGLGTQHLAPQGSAVPTGGRWGPAPAGGAPWAQSSGAAGLAWGRALPTPHTPGG
- the DES gene encoding desmin isoform X3 — encoded protein: MSQSYSSSQQRVSSYRRTFGGGSPAFSRSSVGGSKGLASSVSSRVYQVSRGPAVPSLASLRVTRVAPVRSYQGGGELLDFSLADALNQEFLQTRTNEKVELQELNDRFASYIEKVRYLEQQNALLVTEVNRLKGKEPTHVAHLYEEELRSLRLQVDTLTSQRARADVERDNLLDDLQKLKQRLQEEIHLKEEAENNLAAFRADTIARLEEEIRHLKDEMARHLREYQDLLNVKMALDVEIATYRKLLEGEESRISLPIQTFSALNFRETSPEQRGSEVHTKKTVMIKTIETRDGEVVSEATEQKHEVL